Proteins encoded by one window of Arabidopsis thaliana chromosome 2, partial sequence:
- a CDS encoding Endomembrane protein 70 protein family (Endomembrane protein 70 protein family; LOCATED IN: endomembrane system, integral to membrane; EXPRESSED IN: 21 plant structures; EXPRESSED DURING: 13 growth stages; CONTAINS InterPro DOMAIN/s: Nonaspanin (TM9SF) (InterPro:IPR004240); BEST Arabidopsis thaliana protein match is: Endomembrane protein 70 protein family (TAIR:AT5G10840.1); Has 1577 Blast hits to 1550 proteins in 327 species: Archae - 0; Bacteria - 11; Metazoa - 618; Fungi - 234; Plants - 447; Viruses - 0; Other Eukaryotes - 267 (source: NCBI BLink).), translating into MAKVRILIFTLVLFFSLNVHIHGFYLPGVAPQDFQMGDALMVKVNKLTSTKTQLPYSYYSLPYCRPEHIVDSAENLGEVLRGDRIENSPFVFKMRESQMCAAVCRVKLDKKTAKAFKEKIADEYRVNMILDNLPLVVPVQRPDQDNVVVYQHGFHVGLKGIFAGKKEEKYFIHNHLTFTVRYHRDIQTDSSRIVGFEVKPFSVKHEYEGQWNEKARLTTCDPHTKRAVTNSESPQEVEEGNEIIFTYDVDFQESEVKWASRWDTYLLMADDQIHWFSIVNSMMIVLFLSGMVAMIMLRTLYRDISNYNQLESHEEALEETGWKLVHGDVFRPPTNPELLCVYAGTGVQCFGMILVTMIFACLGFLSPSNRGGLMTAMLLLWVFMGLLAGYASSRLYKTLRGTEWKRNALKTAFMFPATVFVAFFVLNAIIWGQKSSGAVPFGTMFALVVLWFGISVPLVFIGGYIGFRKPAPEDPVKTNKIPRQIPTQAWYMNPIFSILIGGILPFGAVFIELFFILTSIWLHQFYYIFGFLFIVFIILIITCAEITVVLCYFQLCSEDYQWWWRSYLTSGSSAVYLFLYAVFYFYTKLEITKLVSAVLYFGYMLIVSYVFFVFTGAIGFYACFWFTRLIYSSVKID; encoded by the exons ATGGCGAAAGTTCGGATTTTGATCTTCACCCTTGTCTTATTCTTCTCCCTCAATGTCCATATCCATGGATTTTACCTTCCCGGCGTCGCTCCACAAGATTTCCAAATG ggAGATGCATTGATGGTGAAAGTTAATAAATTGACATCTACAAAGACTCAGCTTCCATATTCCTATTATTCTCTTCCTTATTGTCGTCCAGAACATATTGTTGATAGTGCTGAGAATCTCGGTGAAGTTCTTCGTGGTGATCGAATTGAGAACTCTCCTTTTGTG TTTAAAATGAGGGAATCGCAGATGTGTGCTGCGGTTTGTCGTGTGAAGCTTGATAAGAAAACCGCAAAGGCGTTTAAGGAGAAGATTGCTGATGAATATCGAGTTAACAT GATTTTGGACAACCTTCCCCTAGTTGTTCCGGTGCAAAGGCCAGATCAGGACAATGTTGTAGTGTATCAGCATGGTTTCCATGTTGGTCTCAAGGGAATCTTTGCTGGC AAAAAGGAGGAGAAGTATTTTATCCACAACCACTTGACCTTCACTGTTAGGTATCACAGAGATATACAGACCGATTCTTCAAGAATCGTTGGCTTTGAAGTCAAGCCGTTCAG TGTCAAACATGAATATGAAGGTCAATGGAATGAAAAGGCTCGGTTAACGACTTGTGATCCGCATACAAAGCGTGCAGTCACTAACTCTGAGTCTCCTCAGGAGGTTGAAGAAGGGAACGAGATTATCTTCACATATGATGTTGACTTCCAGGAAAGTGAGGTGAAATGGGCGTCTAGGTGGGACACTTACCTTCTAATGGCTGATGATCAGATTCATTGGTTCTCAATCGTTAATTCTATGATGATTGTTCTTTTCCTCTCTGGTATGGTCGCTATGATCATGCTAAGAACACTCTACCGAGATATTTCCAACTACAATCAGTTAGAGAGTCATGAAGAGGCCCTCGAAGAGACGGGTTGGAAATTGGTACACGGAGATGTTTTCAGACCGCCAACAAACCCGGAGTTGCTTTGTGTTTATGCAGGCACTGGAGTTCAATGCTTTGGAATGATTCTTGTCACCATGATCTTTGCTTGTCTTGGCTTTTTATCTCCTTCAAACCGTGGTGGTCTTATGACGGCTATGCTTTTGCTTTGGGTTTTCATGGGACTATTGGCAGGATACGCGTCTTCACGCCTCTACAAGACGTTAAGAGGAACCGAATGGAAAAGAAACGCTCTGAAAACCGCATTCATGTTTCCCGCTACCGTCTTTGTCGCCTTCTTTGTCCTTAATGCGATAATCTGGGGACAAAAATCATCCGGTGCAGTCCCATTTGGTACAATGTTTGCTTTGGTTGTCCTCTGGTTTGGTATCTCTGTTCCACTTGTTTTCATCGGTGGCTACATTGGTTTCAGAAAACCTGCACCGGAAGATCCAGTGAAAACCAACAAGATCCCGCGGCAGATCCCAACACAGGCCTGGTACATGAACCCAATCTTCTCCATTTTGATTGGAGGCATTCTCCCATTTGGCGCAGTCTTCATCGAGCTCTTCTTCATACTCACCTCAATATGGCTACATCAGTTCTACTACATATTCGGCTTCctcttcatcgtcttcatcattttGATCATCACTTGCGCAGAGATCACGGTCGTCCTCTGTTATTTTCAGCTGTGTAGTGAAGACTATCAATGGTGGTGGAGATCTTACTTAACATCAGGCTCTTCCGCGGTTTACCTCTTTCTTTACGCAGTCTTTTACTTCTACACCAAACTTGAGATCACAAAGCTCGTCTCTGCAGTGCTCTACTTTGGGTACATGCTCATAGTTTCATACGTATTCTTCGTCTTTACTGGTGCAATTGGTTTCTACGCATGCTTTTGGTTCACCAGGCTTATCTACTCTTCGGTTAAAATCGATTGA
- a CDS encoding Endomembrane protein 70 protein family, which translates to MAKVRILIFTLVLFFSLNVHIHGFYLPGVAPQDFQMGDALMVKVNKLTSTKTQLPYSYYSLPYCRPEHIVDSAENLGEVLRGDRIENSPFVFKMRESQMCAAVCRVKLDKKTAKAFKEKIADEYRVNMILDNLPLVVPVQRPDQDNVVVYQHGFHVGLKGIFAGKKEEKYFIHNHLTFTVRYHRDIQTDSSRIVGFEVKPFSVKHEYEGQWNEKARLTTCDPHTKRAVTNSESPQEVEEGNEIIFTYDVDFQESEVKWASRWDTYLLMADDQIHWFSIVNSMMIVLFLSGMVAMIMLRTLYRDISNYNQLESHEEALEETGWKLVHGDVFRPPTNPELLCVYAGTGVQCFGMILVTMIFACLGFLSPSNRGGLMTAMLLLWVFMGLLAGYASSRLYKTLRGTEWKRNALKTAFMFPATVFVAFFVLNAIIWGQKSSGAVPFENLHRKIQ; encoded by the exons ATGGCGAAAGTTCGGATTTTGATCTTCACCCTTGTCTTATTCTTCTCCCTCAATGTCCATATCCATGGATTTTACCTTCCCGGCGTCGCTCCACAAGATTTCCAAATG ggAGATGCATTGATGGTGAAAGTTAATAAATTGACATCTACAAAGACTCAGCTTCCATATTCCTATTATTCTCTTCCTTATTGTCGTCCAGAACATATTGTTGATAGTGCTGAGAATCTCGGTGAAGTTCTTCGTGGTGATCGAATTGAGAACTCTCCTTTTGTG TTTAAAATGAGGGAATCGCAGATGTGTGCTGCGGTTTGTCGTGTGAAGCTTGATAAGAAAACCGCAAAGGCGTTTAAGGAGAAGATTGCTGATGAATATCGAGTTAACAT GATTTTGGACAACCTTCCCCTAGTTGTTCCGGTGCAAAGGCCAGATCAGGACAATGTTGTAGTGTATCAGCATGGTTTCCATGTTGGTCTCAAGGGAATCTTTGCTGGC AAAAAGGAGGAGAAGTATTTTATCCACAACCACTTGACCTTCACTGTTAGGTATCACAGAGATATACAGACCGATTCTTCAAGAATCGTTGGCTTTGAAGTCAAGCCGTTCAG TGTCAAACATGAATATGAAGGTCAATGGAATGAAAAGGCTCGGTTAACGACTTGTGATCCGCATACAAAGCGTGCAGTCACTAACTCTGAGTCTCCTCAGGAGGTTGAAGAAGGGAACGAGATTATCTTCACATATGATGTTGACTTCCAGGAAAGTGAGGTGAAATGGGCGTCTAGGTGGGACACTTACCTTCTAATGGCTGATGATCAGATTCATTGGTTCTCAATCGTTAATTCTATGATGATTGTTCTTTTCCTCTCTGGTATGGTCGCTATGATCATGCTAAGAACACTCTACCGAGATATTTCCAACTACAATCAGTTAGAGAGTCATGAAGAGGCCCTCGAAGAGACGGGTTGGAAATTGGTACACGGAGATGTTTTCAGACCGCCAACAAACCCGGAGTTGCTTTGTGTTTATGCAGGCACTGGAGTTCAATGCTTTGGAATGATTCTTGTCACCATGATCTTTGCTTGTCTTGGCTTTTTATCTCCTTCAAACCGTGGTGGTCTTATGACGGCTATGCTTTTGCTTTGGGTTTTCATGGGACTATTGGCAGGATACGCGTCTTCACGCCTCTACAAGACGTTAAGAGGAACCGAATGGAAAAGAAACGCTCTGAAAACCGCATTCATGTTTCCCGCTACCGTCTTTGTCGCCTTCTTTGTCCTTAATGCGATAATCTGGGGACAAAAATCATCCGGTGCAGTCCCATTTG AAAACCTGCACCGGAAGATCCAGTGA